The DNA sequence GTCCTGCACCGCCTCGGCCACCGCGATGTACCCGTCGACCACATGGTCGGCGATGGCGTGCAGCACGGCGGAAGGGCCCTTGGCGAGCAGCTCCGGATCGTCCTGGAGGCGGTGGCGCAGCGCGCGCAGCGAGCCCTGGCCGCCGTGCCGGACGGTGATGACGAAGTCCCGGCCGGTGAAGCACATCACCTCGCCGGTCTCCACGACCTCGCTGGTCGCGGTCAGTTCGGCGTGGTCCACGTAGTGGATCGTCTTGAAGACGGTGAACAGCGTGTCGTCGTAGCGCTCCAGCTTGGGCCGCTGGTGGGCGTGGACGGCGTCCTCGACGGCCAGCGGGTGCAGCCCGAACTCCCGGGCGATGCCCGCGAATTCGGCCTCGGTCGGCTCGTGCAGACCGATCCACGCGAAGCCGCCCTCCTCCCGCACCTGGAGCATCGCCCCGTGGGGTGTCGGGTTCGCGGGCGTCGCCAGCCGGCGGCCGTCGCGGTAGACGGCGCAGTCGACGACGGCGCTGGAGGCGGACGGGTCGCGGGTGGCGTCGTACGCGTTGTAGGGGGCGCTGTTCTTACGGAGGGACGGGCGCAGGGACGGGCGCACGGCGGCGCGCAGGTCACGGATCATCGACATGGCTGGCTCCTTCACGGAGGGCCGTCGGCGAGGGCGTGGAACAGCCCGGAATGGGGACGTGCGCTCACGTCCGCAAAGCGGGCGGCACCGCGCGGGCGCGATGACGGCGTTCGCTACAGACAGGCAAAAACGAAGGGCTCTTCCGTTGCGCGAACCACTGCCGAGGGGTCGTCCGGATACGACGGCGATGCCGGCTCCGGGCGACCGACGAGGCGTCGGATCAACGGGAAACGCGAGGCGCGGAAGAGCGGTTGGTACTGCACGGTCGACTTGGATCCATGGCAGTCCCCACCTCCTCCGGCCGGTCCCCCGTGGGGGACGACGTGTCGTCGGGACGAAGAAGAGCAACGCTTCTGCGTGCTGTCCCGACCGGCGGCCAGGCTATCAGCCGCCCCAGGCCCAATTCCGTACTTTGCCCGTTCCCTACGCGATCTATGCTCGCTGGATGGCAGAAATTCTCGCTCTGGTCGAGGCCCGGCTCCGTTCCGCCCTCGGAGATCCGGACGCCCGCGCCGATGTGACGTTCCTGGGCACCGACCGCATCGAGGTGCTGCGCTTCCTCGACGGCGACGTGGTGCGCTACGCGACGCTCGGCATGTCCGCGCAGCCGATGGCCGACCCCACCGCCCCGCTCGCCGACCCGGTGAAGGGCCCCCGCGCCGAGCTGATCCTGTCCGTACGGGGCGGACTCGCCGACACCGACCAGGTGCTGCGTCCACTCGCCGTGCTGGCCGCCTCCCCGCAGGTGGAGGGGGTGATCGTGGCGGCCGGCGCCTCCCTGGACCTGGGCGAGCCGCTGTGGACCGGGGCGCCGTTCACCTCGGTGCTGGTCGCGGAGTCCGGCGGTCTGGTGGAGGACCTGGAACTGGCCGAGCCGATGGACCCGGTGCGCTTCCTGCCGCTGCTGCCGATGACGCCCAACGAGGCCGCCTGGAAGCGGGTGCGCGGCGCGCAGGAACTCCAGGAACGGTGGCTGACGCACGGTACGGACCTGCGCGACCCGCTGCGCACGTCCGTCGTCCTGGACCAGTGAACATCCGGGGCCGCGCGCCGGACGGGTGATCGTCCTTGACGCGAGGACCGGCAGGGAGGACGGTTGGTGCTTATGAGGGGCGAACCCAGTTGCCCGAAGTGCGGTGGCCGGGTCAGGGCGCCCGGTCTCTTCGCCGACGCCTGGCAGTGCTCCGTGCACGGCCAGGTCCACCCGATGCAGCCGGTCATCCCGCCGAGCGTCGAAGGCCTCGGCGTCGTGGTGCACCGCGCCCAGGTCCCCGTCTGGATGCCCTGGCCGCTCCCCGTGGGGTGGCTGTTCACCGGGGTCGCCAGCGCGGGCGACGACCGCAGCGGCGGACGCGCGAGCGCCGTGGCCTGCTCCGGGCCCGGTCCGCTGGGCGGCATGGGCGAGCTGCTGCTGGTCGCCGAGGAGCTCGGCGTGGGGCTCGGCGCCCGGTACGCCGGGATCGAGGGCCCGGACCCCGGCCACCACCTGGACGTGGACTCCGCTCCCGACGCCAAGGTCCACGCCGCCGGCCGCCCCACCCCTCTCTGGCACGTCAAGAACGCCCCGGAGGACCGCGCCGTCTTCGCGGGCGAGGCGCGGGGGCTGTGGCTCTGGGCGATCCTGTGGCCCGAGCAGTCGGGGCTGCTGATGTACGACGAGCTGGTGCTCACCGACCTGCGGGACGCCGGGGGAGAGGTGGACCTCCTCCCCTGCGGCGCGCTCACCCCCCGCCTTCTCGCCCCTCCCGAGGCGCCGCCGCGGCAGGCGACGGGCGAGCGGTAGCGGCGTACGCGCCCCGCCCCGCGACCGAAAGAGATCCGCCCCGCGACCGAAAGACGCCCGGCCCGCGACCGAAAGACGCCCGGCCGGACGTCCGGCGCGCGGCGGTTATCCTTGAGCGGTCCCCCGTCCGCCCGCGAGCCCCGGAGTCAAGCGTCGTGCGCATCGACCTGCACACCCACTCCACCGCGTCGGACGGCACGGACACCCCCGCCGAGCTGGTCGCGAACGCCGCCGCCGCGGGCCTGGACGTCGTCGCGCTCACCGACCACGACACCGTCGGCGGCCACAAGCAGGCCATCGACGCGCTGCCCGAGGGGCTCACCCTCGTCACCGGCGCCGAACTCTCCTGCCGCGTCGACGGCGTGGGCATGCACATGCTGGCCTACCTCTTCGACCCGGCCGACGCCGAGCTGGAGCGTGCCCGGGAGCTGGTGCGCGACGACCGGGTGCCGCGCGCCCAGGAGATGGTCCGCAAGCTGCGCGCCCTCGACGTCCCCATCACCTGGGAGCAGGTCGCCCGGATCGCCGGGGACGGTTCGGTCGGCCGCCCGCACGTCGCCGCCGCCCTGGTCGAACTCGGCGTCGTGCCCACCGTCTCCGACGCGTTCACGCCCGACTGGCTGGGTACCGGCGGCCGGGCGTACGCCGAGAAGCACGAGTTCGACCCCTTCGAAGCGGTCCGCCTCGTGAAGGCGGCGGGCGGGGTCACCGTCTTCGCCCACCCGGCCGCCGTGAAACGCGGCGAGGTGGTCCCCGAGTCCACGATCGCCGCACTCGCCGAGGCCGGTCTCGACGGTGTCGAGGTCGACCACATGGACCACGACGCGCCCACCCGGGCCCGGCTCCGCGGCCTCGCCCGCGAACTGGGACTGCTCACGACCGGCTCCAGCGACTACCACGGCAGCCGGAAGCCCGTCGAGCTCGGCGCGTTCACCACCGACCCCGAGATCTACGGCGAGATCACCCGGCGCGCCACGGGAGCCTTCCCGGTGCCGGGCGCCGGCGGAGCCGGCCACCGCTGAGGCTGCCCCGCACTGACCGGCGGGCGCGTCGTCCGGATCAGGTCGGGCTCGCCGCGTCCGGCGGATCACGGCCGGACAGCTCCCGGGCCCCGTCCTCCCGCACCGCACCACCGCTCCACTCCCCGCGCGCCCCTGTGCGTACCGCCGCGTGCCCGGCACGGCGACGGCCGCCGCCCGGACCCCGCGCCCCCTCCGTACCGCCCGCTCTTCTCTCGCAAGGCTCACTGTGTTCGACGTCGCTGTCTTCGGATCCCTTTTTCTCACCCTATTTGTGATCATGGACCCACCCGGGATCACGCCGATCTTCCTCGCCCTCACCGCGGGCCGCCCCGCCAAGGTCCAGCGCAAGATGGCGCTCCAGGCGGTCATGGTCGCGTTCGGCGTGATCGCCGTCTTCGGTCTGCTCGGACAGCAGATCCTCGACTATCTGCATGTCTCCGTGCCCGCGCTGATGATCGCGGGCGGGCTCCTGCTGCTGCTCATCGCGCTCGACCTGCTGACCGGCAAGACGGACGAGCCGACGCAGACCAAGGACGTCAACGTGGCGCTCGTACCCCTGGGGATGCCGCTGCTGGCCGGACCCGGCGCGATCGTCTCGGTCATCCTCGCGGTGCAGCACGCCGACGGCGTGGGCGGCCAGCTCTCGGTGTGGTCCGCGATCGTCGCCATGCACGTGGTGCTCTGGCTGGCCATGCGCTACTCGCTGGTCATCATCCGCGTGATCAAGGACGGCGGTGTGGTGCTGGTGACCCGGCTCGCCGGCATGATGCTCTCCGCCATCGCCGTCCAGCAGATCATCAACGGCGTCACCCAGGTCATCCAGAACTCCTGACCCTCCCCCGCGCACCACAGCGCCCCCGCACGGACGTTCCGTGCGGGGGCGCTTCGTCTTTAGCGGCGCAATGCGATGAGGCGCGGGGCCTCGTCGGGCGTCATGAGCCCAGATGCGTTACGAAGCCGAGCTGTCGGCCGGCCGGATGTAGAGGCGCTGGCCCGTCGCCGCGGCCTGCTGCACGATCCGGTTGACGGAGGCGGCGTCCACGACGGTGCTGTCCACGGCGGTACCGTCGACGTCGTCGAGTCGCATGATCTCGAAGCGCATGGGGCTTCCCTTCGTCCGATCCTCCTGCTGGAGAACTACTGGCGCCGGTGGGGCGTCCCACCGGCAAGACCGGGAACGCGAGGCTTCCCTCGCGTTCCACGTGGGTGACAACGGCTTGTCCGCTGCAAACATTCCCTACGCTAAGGAAATTTTTTGGATGTCTAAGTACCCGTCGGTAGTCACGCCACCACAGACCACGAGGTTCGCATGAACGAGGCGGACGCGCAGTCCCTCGCGGGAGCCGACCTCGGCGCCCGCCTGGACCGCACCAACGAGCTGCTCCAGCGCATGCTCATCGAGGTCTCCAAGACCCCGTCGACGCACGCCATCTTCGTGGACGCCGGCTATGTGTACGCCGCGGCCGGGCTGCTCGTCACCGGCACCGAGGACCGGCGCTCCTTCGACCTCGACGCCGAAGGGCTGATCGAGGCCTTCATCGACAAGGCCCGCACCATCTTCGCGGACAGCCGGCTGCTGCGCGTCTACTGGTACGACGGGGCTCGCCGCCGCATCCACACCACCGAGCAGCAGGCCATCGCCGAACTCCCCGACGTCAAGGTGCGGCTCGGCAACCTCAACGCCAACAACCAGCAGAAAGGCGTCGACTCGCTCATCCGCACCGACCTCGAATCCCTCGCCCGGCACCGCGCCATCAGCGACGCGGCGCTCGTCGGCGGCGACGAGGACCTGGTTTCGGCGGTCGAAGCGGCCCAAGGCTACGGCGCGCGCGTGCACCTCTGGGGCATCGAGGCCGCCGAAGGGCGCAACCAGGCCGAACCGCTGCTGTGGGAGGTCGACAGTCAGCGCACCTTCGAGCTGGACTTCTGCCGCCCCTACGTCACACGGCGGCCCGTCACCACGTACGAGGACGACAGCCCGGCCCCCTCCCGGGAGGACGTCCGCTTCGTCGGCGCACAGATCGCGGCCGCCTGGCTCGCCGCCCGGGGCCGGGAGTCCCTCGCCGACCTGCTCCCCGGCCACCCCTATCTGCCGGGCTCCGTCGACCAGGACCTGCTGGTGGAGGCGGAACGCCTGCTCCAGCACTCGCTGCGCGGCCACGCGCACCTGCGACGCGCGCTCCGCGACGGGTTCTGGCAGCACCTGCAGTCGCAGTACTGACGGAAGCGGGGCCGGGGGCGGCGCGCCGGACTGCCGGTGGGGCGTGCCGCGGGCGCGAGCGGCGGGTCAGGCGGCCGTCAGGCTGTCCCAGAACGCGGCCAGGGCTTTCGCGGTCTCCTGCGGGCGGGCGGTGTTGGGGGAGTGCTCGGCGCCGGCGATCGTGGTGCGGCGGGCGCCGAGACGCCGCGCCATGGAGTCGAACAGCTCCACCGGCCAGACGTCGTCGCGCTCCCCGGACAGGACGTGGACGGGCAGCCCGACGGCGGCCAGCTCGTCCACCCGGTCCGGTTCGGCGGCCAGCTGGGCCCCGGTGGCGATCAGCTGGGCCGGGTGGTGGGCGAGCCAGCGGTGGCGCATGTCCGCACCGTCGCCGGTGTCCGCGTCCTGCGGGGGATCCAGCGCCCGCATCGCCTGCCACACCTCGTCCATGGACAGCACGGCCAGCGCGTCGCTCAGCATCTTCACCTTGTCCCGCTGGGCCGCGACGACCTCCGCCGGGCCCGAGGACATCAGTGTCAGCGAGCGGAACGGGGCGGCGTCCAGCAGGACGGCCGCGCGGGCGATCTGACCGCCGAGCGAGTGCCCGAGCAGATGCAGCCCGCCGTCCCCGGCACCCAGGGCTGCCGCCTGGGCCAGCACATCACGCGCCAACTCGCCCTGGGAGTAACTCTCCTGACGGTCCGTCCCCTGGGATTCGTACTGCCCCCGGCCATCCACGGCGACCACCCGGTAGCCCGCCGCGCACAGCGGCTCCAGCAGCGCGATGAAGTCCTCCTTGCTGCCGGTGTATCCCGGCAGCAGCAGGGCGGTGGACCGTGCGGGGGCGGGCGGTGCGGCGTCCAGGACGGCGAAGTCGCCGCGCCCGGTCTCCAGGACACGGGCACGGGCGCAGGGCGGCGGGGTGAAGGTGGGCGGGCGGCTCATACGGCGAGGCTATCCCCGCCGCACCCGTCCCCGCCTCACCGGGCGGCCCATCCGGCGACAGCGGCGGGCGTCTGCTCCGCGCCCCCGGGCAGCGCAACGGCCCCGGCCCCCGCTCGTGCGGGGGCCGGGGCCACAGGTGGTGCGGTGCGCCGGGAGCGTCAGCTCTCGGTCGTCGTCGATGCCTTGCCCGCCGGGCGGGTGGCGCGACGGCGGCGCGGCTTCGTCTCGGCGGCGGCCTCGCTCACCACGGCCTCGGCCTCGGAGACCACGGCGGCCTCCTGGGTCGCGGTCGAGGTGACGCTGCGGGTGGCACGGCGGCGGCGCGGCTTGGCGTCCGCCTCGGCGGCCGGGGCCTCGACGGCGGGCTGCTCGGCGGCGGCCGCCTTCGCGGTGGCCTTGGAGGCGGCCTTCCCGGTGACCTTGTCCGTGGTCGCCGTGGTCTCCGCCTTCGCCCGGGACTTCGTCGTGGCTCGGGCCTTCGGCTCGGCCGACGTGGTCTTCGCCGTGGCTCGGGCCGGACGACGACGCGTCTTCGCCTCGGGCTCCGGCTCGGCGGCCGGTGCGATCTGGAAGTCGACCTCGTCGGCCGGCTTCACGATCCGGGTGCGACGGCGCGGCCTGACGGCCTTCGGCTCGGCGGCCGGCTCCGCGACGCCCGCGGCGACGGCCACGGTCTGGAACTCGGCCGGGGCCGGCGCGGCCGGAGCCGCGGCGACGGGCGAAGCCGTCTCCTCGGCCACCGGCTTCGCGGCGGCACGGCTGCGACGGCGTCGCGGCTTGGTCTCCGGCACGGCCTCCGCGACCGGCTCGGCCACGGGCGCGGCCTCGGGAGCGGGAACCACCGGAGCCTCGGCGACCGCCACGGCGGCCTCGGCGACGGCCTCGGGAGCGCTGACGCGGGTACGGCGGCGACGGCGCGGCGTACGCGGCGCCTCGTCACCGGCCGGCGCTGCCGGGGCGGTCTCCTTGGCGGGTGCGGGCACCGTCGCGGCGCCCTCCTCCGCCGCGGAACCGCCACGGGTGCGGCGGCGCTGGCGCGGCGTACGGGTGCGGGGCTCGCGCTCCTCACGGGCGGGGGCCGGAGCGGCGGCCTTGCGGCCGCGACCGCCGGTCTCACCGAGGTCCTCGACCTCCTCCGCGCGCAGACCGGCACGGGTCCGGTCGGCGCGGGGCAGCACACCCTTGGTGCCCGCCGGGATGCCCAGCTCCTCGAAGAGGTGCGGCGAGGTGGAGTACGTCTCCGGCGGGTCCGGGAACTTCAGGTCCAGGGCCTTGTTGATCAGCTGCCAGCGCGGGATGTCGTCCCAGTCGACCAGCGTGATCGCGATGCCCTTGGCGCCCGCGCGGCCGGTGCGGCCGATGCGGTGGAGGTAGGTCTTCTCGTCCTCCGGCGACTGGTAGTTGACGACGTGGGTCACACCCTCGACGTCGATACCGCGCGCGGCGACGTCCGTGCAGACCAGGACGTCGACCTTGCCGTTGCGGAAGGCGCGCAGCGCCTGCTCGCGGGCGCCCTGGCCGAGGTCGCCGTGGACCGCGCCGGAGGCGAAGCCGCGCTTCTCCAGCTGCTCGGCGATGTCGGCCGCCGTGCGCTTCGTACGGCAGAAGATCATCGCCAGGCCGCGGCCGTCGGCCTGGAGGATGCGGGCGAGCATCTCCGGCTTGTCCATGTTGTGGGCGCGGTAGACGTGCTGGACCGTGTTCTTGACGGTCGTGCCCTCGTCGTCGGGCGACGTGGCGTTGATGTGCGTCGGCTGCGACATGTAGCGGCGCGCGAGGCTGATGACGGCGCCGGGCATGGTGGCCGAGAACAGCATCGTCTGGCGCTTGGGCGGCAGCATGGTGATGATGCGCTCGACGTCGGGCAGGAAGCCCAGGTCCAGCATCTCGTCGGCCTCGTCGAGGACGAGCCCGCGGATGTGGGAGAGGTCGAGCTTGCGCTGGCCCGCCAGGTCCAGGAGACGGCCCGGGGTGCCGACGATCACGTCGACGCCCTTCTTGAGGGCCTCGACCTGGGGCTCGTACGCCCGGCCGCCGTAGATCGCGAGAACGCGGACGTTACGGACCTTGCCGGCCGTGAGCAGGTCGTTGGTGACCTGCTGGCACAGCTCGCGGGTGGGGACGACGACGAGCGCCTGCGGCGCGTCGGTCAGCTGCTCGGGCGTGGCGCGGCCCGCCTCCACGTCGGCGGGGACGGTCACGCGCTCCAGGAGCGGGAGACCGAAGCCGAGCGTCTTGCCGGTGCCGGTCTTGGCCTGGCCGATGACGTCGGAGCCGGAGAGGGCTACGGGGAGCGTCAGCTCCTGGATGGGAAAGGGGGACGTGATGCCGACAGCCTCAAGGGCTTCGGCCGTCTCGGAAAGAATGCCGAGGTCGCGGAACGTAGTCAGGGTGCTGCCTCTTCTGTGAGACGCGGTCCGAGGCGAACGCTGGGGGTCGTACCGTGCCGGGGTTGGTCATCCGGCCGTGGATGGGCCGGGTGGCGCGGGACCACTGCCGTCGCTCGAGCGCTCGTGCCGCTGAGGGGGCCCCTCAGCTGCGGTCATACGTGTCGTACGCACCGCGTGGAGGGCTGTCGGGTCGGAGCCGATCGGGCCACCGACCGGGCATCCTCATTCAAGGGCGCGCCTCTGGCACAGCACAGTGCTCAGTAAGCGCAATACCACTGTACCCCGGATTCGCGCATGTGTGTTGGACGAATTCATCGGAACGGTATGAGGCCCCCGGCTGACCAGGCCCTTCCGCCCTGCGCGGAGCGGGCTATCGTTCCGTTCATGGAGACGCCTGACCACGCCACTGAGACCCCCGCCGAAGCTTCCGCGGCCACCGGGATCGCCGCCCAGGACTGGGCCACCGCGGCCGCCGACCCGCAGTACCGCGCCGCGGTCGTGGATCTGCTCGGCGCCCTCGCCTACGGAGAGCTGGCGGCCTTCGAGCGGCTGGCCGAGGACGCGAAGCTCGCGCCGACACTCGGCGACAAGGCGGAGCTGGCGAAGATGGCCGCCGCCGAGTTCCACCACTTCGAGCAGCTCAACCAGCGGCTCACCGCCGTGGACGAGGACCCCACCGCCGCGATGGAGCCGTTCGCCAAGGCGCTGGACGACTTCCACCGCCAGACAGCGCCGTCCGACTGGCTGGAGGGCCTGGTCAAGGCGTACGTCGGCGACTCGATCGCGAGCGACTTCTACCGCGAGGTCGCGGCCCGGCTCGACACCGACACCCGGTCCCTGGTGCTGTCCGTGCTCGACGACACGGGTCACGGGAACTTTGCCGTGGAGAAGGTGCGCGCCGCGATCGAGGCCGACCCGCGGCTCGGCGGACGGCTCGCGCTGTGGGCGCGCCGGCTGATGGGCGAGGCGCTGTCCCAGGCCCAGCGGGTGGTCGCCGACCGCGACGCCCTGTCGACGATGCTGGTGGGCGGCGTGGCGGACGGCTTCGACCTGGCCGAGGTGGGCCGGATGTTCTCCCGCATCACCGAGGCCCACACCAAGCGGATGGCGGCGCTGGGACTGGCCGCGTAACACCCCCTACTGGGCCGCCGCCGACCGGGCGAGGCGGCGGCGGCCCCGTGGCCGGATCAGAAGCGAGAGGGTCACCGCCCCGACGGACACGGCTCCGATCAGCGTCGCCAGGACATGGCCGGTATCCAGCGCGGCATGCGTCAGATACGCGCCGAACAGGGAGCCCAGCGTGCCGGTGAGATAAACCGCACGGTCGGACGGCAGTCGGTCGGCCAGTGATCGGAGCGCCGCCCAGGACAGGGCGAGTCCGAGAACGGCGGCGCCGAAGGATTCCCAGATCACAGAGGATCACCTCGCGGGGGTGTGCGGGGCGGGCAAATCGGTCGTAGGCGGTACTACCCCCGGCCCGTGGAGGGCAACCCTCCAGCGCCCGTTCCTACCCGTACGGGACCCGACGCCCTCCCCGTACGGAGCCGGCGCCGACCCCGTAGGGGAGACCCGGTGGCGCGCCGGCGGGAGAGGCCGGCCCAGAACAGAGGAGCGGCCCGGCGGGGGAAATCCCCGCCGGGCCGCTCCTGTGTTCAACGCGTCCGGTGGACTACAGCGCCCCGAACCCCACCCGCCGGGTGGTCGGCTCGCCGATCTCCACATACGCGATCCGGTCGGCCGGCACCAGGACCCTGCGGCCCTTGTCGTCCGTGAGGCTGAGCAGCTCCGCCTTGCCGCCCAGTGCCGCGGCGACCGCGCTCTCGACGTCCTCGGCGGAAAGCCCGCTCTCCAGAACGATCTCGCGGGGCGTGTGCTGCACCCCGATCTTGACCTCCACGGCTATGTCCCTCCGACGGTCAGTCCTTGCGCGGCGAACCGCGCCGTACGCAGCCACATTAGCCCGGCGGGAGCGGGGCTCAGGGCCCGCCCGGCAACGCCCGCAGCGAACACGGCGTCAGGCGTCCCCCGCCGGAGGGCTCAGCTCTGCTCGACGCCGTGCAGCGGGAAGCCCGCGATACCCCGCCAGGCCAGCGAGGTGAGGAGCTGGACGGCCGTGTCGCGGGGGATGGCGGACCGGCTGGAGAGCCAGTAGCGCGCCACCACCTGGGAGACGCCGCCGAGGCCCACGGCCAGCAGCATCGAC is a window from the Streptomyces sp. MMBL 11-1 genome containing:
- a CDS encoding PHP domain-containing protein; translated protein: MRIDLHTHSTASDGTDTPAELVANAAAAGLDVVALTDHDTVGGHKQAIDALPEGLTLVTGAELSCRVDGVGMHMLAYLFDPADAELERARELVRDDRVPRAQEMVRKLRALDVPITWEQVARIAGDGSVGRPHVAAALVELGVVPTVSDAFTPDWLGTGGRAYAEKHEFDPFEAVRLVKAAGGVTVFAHPAAVKRGEVVPESTIAALAEAGLDGVEVDHMDHDAPTRARLRGLARELGLLTTGSSDYHGSRKPVELGAFTTDPEIYGEITRRATGAFPVPGAGGAGHR
- a CDS encoding DUF3107 domain-containing protein translates to MEVKIGVQHTPREIVLESGLSAEDVESAVAAALGGKAELLSLTDDKGRRVLVPADRIAYVEIGEPTTRRVGFGAL
- a CDS encoding alpha/beta fold hydrolase → MSRPPTFTPPPCARARVLETGRGDFAVLDAAPPAPARSTALLLPGYTGSKEDFIALLEPLCAAGYRVVAVDGRGQYESQGTDRQESYSQGELARDVLAQAAALGAGDGGLHLLGHSLGGQIARAAVLLDAAPFRSLTLMSSGPAEVVAAQRDKVKMLSDALAVLSMDEVWQAMRALDPPQDADTGDGADMRHRWLAHHPAQLIATGAQLAAEPDRVDELAAVGLPVHVLSGERDDVWPVELFDSMARRLGARRTTIAGAEHSPNTARPQETAKALAAFWDSLTAA
- a CDS encoding DUF6758 family protein, whose amino-acid sequence is MRGEPSCPKCGGRVRAPGLFADAWQCSVHGQVHPMQPVIPPSVEGLGVVVHRAQVPVWMPWPLPVGWLFTGVASAGDDRSGGRASAVACSGPGPLGGMGELLLVAEELGVGLGARYAGIEGPDPGHHLDVDSAPDAKVHAAGRPTPLWHVKNAPEDRAVFAGEARGLWLWAILWPEQSGLLMYDELVLTDLRDAGGEVDLLPCGALTPRLLAPPEAPPRQATGER
- a CDS encoding MarC family protein — its product is MFDVAVFGSLFLTLFVIMDPPGITPIFLALTAGRPAKVQRKMALQAVMVAFGVIAVFGLLGQQILDYLHVSVPALMIAGGLLLLLIALDLLTGKTDEPTQTKDVNVALVPLGMPLLAGPGAIVSVILAVQHADGVGGQLSVWSAIVAMHVVLWLAMRYSLVIIRVIKDGGVVLVTRLAGMMLSAIAVQQIINGVTQVIQNS
- a CDS encoding NYN domain-containing protein, with product MNEADAQSLAGADLGARLDRTNELLQRMLIEVSKTPSTHAIFVDAGYVYAAAGLLVTGTEDRRSFDLDAEGLIEAFIDKARTIFADSRLLRVYWYDGARRRIHTTEQQAIAELPDVKVRLGNLNANNQQKGVDSLIRTDLESLARHRAISDAALVGGDEDLVSAVEAAQGYGARVHLWGIEAAEGRNQAEPLLWEVDSQRTFELDFCRPYVTRRPVTTYEDDSPAPSREDVRFVGAQIAAAWLAARGRESLADLLPGHPYLPGSVDQDLLVEAERLLQHSLRGHAHLRRALRDGFWQHLQSQY
- a CDS encoding ferritin-like fold-containing protein, whose amino-acid sequence is METPDHATETPAEASAATGIAAQDWATAAADPQYRAAVVDLLGALAYGELAAFERLAEDAKLAPTLGDKAELAKMAAAEFHHFEQLNQRLTAVDEDPTAAMEPFAKALDDFHRQTAPSDWLEGLVKAYVGDSIASDFYREVAARLDTDTRSLVLSVLDDTGHGNFAVEKVRAAIEADPRLGGRLALWARRLMGEALSQAQRVVADRDALSTMLVGGVADGFDLAEVGRMFSRITEAHTKRMAALGLAA
- a CDS encoding DEAD/DEAH box helicase — encoded protein: MTLPVALSGSDVIGQAKTGTGKTLGFGLPLLERVTVPADVEAGRATPEQLTDAPQALVVVPTRELCQQVTNDLLTAGKVRNVRVLAIYGGRAYEPQVEALKKGVDVIVGTPGRLLDLAGQRKLDLSHIRGLVLDEADEMLDLGFLPDVERIITMLPPKRQTMLFSATMPGAVISLARRYMSQPTHINATSPDDEGTTVKNTVQHVYRAHNMDKPEMLARILQADGRGLAMIFCRTKRTAADIAEQLEKRGFASGAVHGDLGQGAREQALRAFRNGKVDVLVCTDVAARGIDVEGVTHVVNYQSPEDEKTYLHRIGRTGRAGAKGIAITLVDWDDIPRWQLINKALDLKFPDPPETYSTSPHLFEELGIPAGTKGVLPRADRTRAGLRAEEVEDLGETGGRGRKAAAPAPAREEREPRTRTPRQRRRTRGGSAAEEGAATVPAPAKETAPAAPAGDEAPRTPRRRRRTRVSAPEAVAEAAVAVAEAPVVPAPEAAPVAEPVAEAVPETKPRRRRSRAAAKPVAEETASPVAAAPAAPAPAEFQTVAVAAGVAEPAAEPKAVRPRRRTRIVKPADEVDFQIAPAAEPEPEAKTRRRPARATAKTTSAEPKARATTKSRAKAETTATTDKVTGKAASKATAKAAAAEQPAVEAPAAEADAKPRRRRATRSVTSTATQEAAVVSEAEAVVSEAAAETKPRRRRATRPAGKASTTTES
- a CDS encoding magnesium and cobalt transport protein CorA; this encodes MSMIRDLRAAVRPSLRPSLRKNSAPYNAYDATRDPSASSAVVDCAVYRDGRRLATPANPTPHGAMLQVREEGGFAWIGLHEPTEAEFAGIAREFGLHPLAVEDAVHAHQRPKLERYDDTLFTVFKTIHYVDHAELTATSEVVETGEVMCFTGRDFVITVRHGGQGSLRALRHRLQDDPELLAKGPSAVLHAIADHVVDGYIAVAEAVQDDIDEVEIDVFSTPAKGSPRGSDAGRIYQLKREVLEFKRAVSPLLRPMQLLSERPMRLIDPDIQKYFRDVADHLARVQEEVLGFDELLNSILQANLAQATVTQNEDMRKITSWAAIIAVPTMICGVYGMNFDHMPELEWKYGYPLVLGVIGVVCFSIHRILKRNGWL
- a CDS encoding suppressor of fused domain protein, translating into MAEILALVEARLRSALGDPDARADVTFLGTDRIEVLRFLDGDVVRYATLGMSAQPMADPTAPLADPVKGPRAELILSVRGGLADTDQVLRPLAVLAASPQVEGVIVAAGASLDLGEPLWTGAPFTSVLVAESGGLVEDLELAEPMDPVRFLPLLPMTPNEAAWKRVRGAQELQERWLTHGTDLRDPLRTSVVLDQ